In Pseudomonas sp. HR96, the DNA window ACCACCGGTTCGTCTTCCACTACCAGCACCACCTCCCCGGAGCCCGCGCGCGGCTCGGCCTGCACGCCCACCAGCGGCGCCTCGGGCTGGCCCTCGTAGCGCGGCAGGTACAGGCAGACGCGGCTGCCCTTGCCGACCTGCGAGGAGATTTCCACATGCCCGCGCGACTGCTTGGCATAGCCGTAGATCATCGACAGGCCCAACCCGGTGCCCTGCCCCGTGGGCTTGGTGGTGAAGAAAGGCTCGAACGCGCGCGCTCGCACTTCGGGCGTCATGCCGGTGCCGCTGTCGACCACGCAGACGCGCAGATAATGCCCGGGAGCCAGCTCGCCGGCGCTGCGTCGGTCGGTCTCGGTGATGGTCACCGCCGAGGTCTCCAGGCTCATGACGCCGCCGAACGGCATGGCGTCGCGGGCGTTGATCACCAGGTTGAGCAGCGCGCTTTCCAACTGGTTGGCGTCGGTCAAGGCCTGGCCCAGGCCGCTGCCCAGGCGGGTGTCCAGGGTGATGTTCTCGGCCAAAGTGCGCCGCAGCAGGTCTTCGAGCGAGGCAATCAGGCCGTTGAGGTCGGTAGGTTGCAGGTCCATGGTCTGGCGCCGCGAGAACGCCAGCAGACGCTGAGTCAGGGCCGCAGCCCGCTGCGCCGAGGTGGTGGCGGCGCTCATGTAGCGCTCCAGCTTGTCGGTGCGCCCCGACTCGTAGCGGCGCTGCATCAGGTCCAGGCTCCCGATGATGCCGGTCAGCAGGTTGTTGAAGTCGTGGGCTATGCCGCCGGTCAGTTGACCCACGGCTTCCATTTTCTGCGACTGGCGCAGCTGGTCCTCGGTGTGTCGCAGCTCGGTAATGTCGCGGCCCACGGCGTACACCTGGTCGCTGGCCGACACTGCCGACCAGGAGATCAGGCGATGGCTGCCATCCTTGTGGGCCATGCGCAGTTCGATCTGAGTGGTGTCCAGACCCTGCCTCAGGCGGTCCATCTCGGCGCTGGCGGCGGGTGCGTCCTGGGCATGGATCAAGCTGAGGATGTTGGCCCCTACAAGTTCGTCGCTGCTCCAGCCAAGCGCCTGGCTACAGGCGTCGTTGGCGTTGAGAATCAAGCCGTCGACATTGCTGACGGTCATCAGGTCGTGGGTCAGGCGCCACAGGCGGTCGCGCTCCAGGGTGCGCTGGGCGATCTCCAGCTGCAGCTGCTCGTGGGACACCGCCAGCGAGGCCTGCAGCAAGCGCAGGCGCTCGGCAACCACGCGCTCGTCGGTGCGGTCGCGCAGGATCTTGACGTAGCCCACGGGCTCGCCGTCGCGACGCAGAACCACCAACTCGCCCAGGGCCCAGAACAGACTGGCGTCGCGCTTGCAATGCCAGCGCTCGTCGATGGCCATGCCGTCGCGGGCGGCGATCTGCATTTCCACCCCGGCCCGGCCTTCGGCCTTATCTTGTGGGGTAAAGAACAGGTCGCTGTACTGGCCGATCGCTTCGCCCGCGCTCCAGCCCAGCACCCGCTCGGCGCCGGGGTTCCAGTCGAGGATGGTGCCGTGCAGGTCGAGCACCACCACGGCGTAGTCGGCCGTGTGCTGGAATACCAACTCGTGGCGCTCCAGGGCAGTCATGGCTGCCAACGGGTTGGCAGGGTCGAACGGCGCATCGCAACTCATGAAACCTCCGGGGTCGCTGGGCGACAGGCAATGATTTCTAGACTTCACCGCCAGCGCAAGTTCAATAAAACTCCCAGGTTGTTCGAATCGGGGCGCTGAAGGTCGTCACGCAGCGCCTGATGGAAACATTGGCGTTGCGGCGTGTCTGTAGAACAGCGCCGGCGGCTTTTGCATTGCCCGCCCGGCTTTACAGACCAAGGAGTGTGCCATGACCGCAAGCAAGCTTTTCGCCAGTTTGACCCTCGCCGCCCTGTGCGCGGCCAGCGTGCCGGCCTTCGCCGACGACACCAGCGTCACCCTCGACCGCCCGGGCGTTGGCCAGCATGAAATCAAGAAAGGCGACAAGGTGCCAGACGAATACAAGCGCAAGGAGCTGGCCCTGGGCGACTGGCAGAAGCGTCACCTGGCCGCCCCCGGCGAGAACGAGCAGTGGGTCGAGATCAAGGACAAGTACGTGCTGGTCAACATCCCCAACGGCACGGCCAAGGACATGGTGATGAAGTCCAAGGTCAAATAAACCTCGGCGGTATCAAGCCCGGGGGCGCTGCCCCCTCCCACTCTGCCCGTGGGAGGGGGCAGCGCCCCCGAGTTGTTTTCACAGGCTCAAGGCGCCGGGTTGGGCTGCTTGACGTGGATCGCCTCTATCCCTGCCAGCACCTCTTCGCTCAACACCAGTTCGGCGCTGCCCAGGTTGC includes these proteins:
- a CDS encoding PAS domain S-box protein; its protein translation is MSCDAPFDPANPLAAMTALERHELVFQHTADYAVVVLDLHGTILDWNPGAERVLGWSAGEAIGQYSDLFFTPQDKAEGRAGVEMQIAARDGMAIDERWHCKRDASLFWALGELVVLRRDGEPVGYVKILRDRTDERVVAERLRLLQASLAVSHEQLQLEIAQRTLERDRLWRLTHDLMTVSNVDGLILNANDACSQALGWSSDELVGANILSLIHAQDAPAASAEMDRLRQGLDTTQIELRMAHKDGSHRLISWSAVSASDQVYAVGRDITELRHTEDQLRQSQKMEAVGQLTGGIAHDFNNLLTGIIGSLDLMQRRYESGRTDKLERYMSAATTSAQRAAALTQRLLAFSRRQTMDLQPTDLNGLIASLEDLLRRTLAENITLDTRLGSGLGQALTDANQLESALLNLVINARDAMPFGGVMSLETSAVTITETDRRSAGELAPGHYLRVCVVDSGTGMTPEVRARAFEPFFTTKPTGQGTGLGLSMIYGYAKQSRGHVEISSQVGKGSRVCLYLPRYEGQPEAPLVGVQAEPRAGSGEVVLVVEDEPVVRSLVVEVLLELGYVVLQAQDAHEAIPVLQGSGRIDLLVSDVGLPGLDGRQLALIARQHRPHLPVLFATGHAQGTGAHDNLLPGMQVINKPFTIDMLAQRIREILP
- a CDS encoding RcnB family protein; the protein is MTASKLFASLTLAALCAASVPAFADDTSVTLDRPGVGQHEIKKGDKVPDEYKRKELALGDWQKRHLAAPGENEQWVEIKDKYVLVNIPNGTAKDMVMKSKVK